A genomic window from Serratia liquefaciens includes:
- the secB gene encoding protein-export chaperone SecB, protein MSEQNSTEMAFQIQRIYTKDISFEAPKAPQVFQQEWQPEVKLDLDTASSQLADEVYEVVLRVTVTASLGEETAFLCEVQQAGIFSVAGIDGTQLAHCLGAYCPNILFPYARECITSLVSRGTFPQLNLAPVNFDALFMNYLQQQAEGEGAAPHQDA, encoded by the coding sequence ATGTCAGAACAAAACAGCACAGAGATGGCTTTCCAGATTCAGCGCATTTACACCAAGGATATCTCCTTCGAAGCGCCAAAAGCGCCGCAGGTTTTCCAGCAGGAATGGCAGCCAGAAGTTAAACTGGATCTAGATACCGCTTCCAGCCAGTTGGCTGACGAAGTGTATGAGGTTGTACTGCGCGTAACCGTGACGGCGTCTCTGGGCGAAGAAACTGCGTTCCTGTGTGAAGTGCAGCAGGCGGGCATCTTCTCTGTAGCAGGCATCGACGGCACGCAGCTGGCGCATTGCCTGGGCGCATACTGCCCGAACATTCTGTTCCCGTATGCGCGTGAGTGCATCACCAGCCTGGTTTCTCGCGGTACATTCCCGCAGCTGAACCTGGCACCGGTTAACTTTGACGCGCTGTTCATGAACTATCTGCAGCAGCAGGCGGAAGGCGAAGGTGCCGCACCACATCAGGATGCCTGA
- the grxC gene encoding glutaredoxin 3 encodes MANIDIYTKATCPFCHRAKALLNSKGAAFNEIAIDGDNEKREAMIARSGRTTVPQIFIDGQHIGGCDDLYELDARGGLDPLL; translated from the coding sequence ATGGCTAACATTGATATCTACACCAAAGCGACCTGCCCGTTCTGCCATCGCGCCAAAGCGCTGCTGAACAGCAAGGGCGCCGCGTTTAACGAAATCGCCATCGATGGCGATAATGAAAAACGCGAAGCGATGATTGCGCGCAGTGGGCGCACCACCGTGCCTCAGATTTTCATCGATGGCCAACATATCGGCGGCTGCGATGATTTATATGAACTCGATGCTCGTGGTGGTCTGGATCCGCTGCTTTAA
- a CDS encoding rhodanese-like domain-containing protein, which translates to MLQEIMQFVSKHPILSLAWIALLVAVIVMTFKSSFSKVKEITRGEATRLINKEDAVVVDTRSRDDFRRGHLANAINLTASEIKSGSLGELEKHKAQPIIVVCANGTTSREPAENLHKAGFENVTTLKDGIAGWSGENLPLVRGK; encoded by the coding sequence ATGCTGCAAGAAATTATGCAATTCGTTAGCAAGCATCCCATACTGAGCCTGGCCTGGATCGCCCTGCTGGTTGCGGTGATCGTCATGACGTTCAAGAGCAGTTTCTCCAAGGTGAAAGAGATCACCCGCGGTGAAGCCACCCGACTGATTAATAAAGAAGATGCCGTTGTGGTGGATACCCGCAGCCGTGATGATTTCCGCAGAGGCCACCTGGCCAACGCCATTAACCTGACCGCCAGCGAAATCAAAAGCGGCAGCCTGGGCGAGTTGGAAAAACACAAGGCTCAGCCGATCATCGTGGTTTGTGCCAACGGCACCACTTCCCGCGAGCCGGCAGAAAACCTCCACAAGGCGGGTTTCGAAAACGTCACCACGCTGAAGGACGGGATTGCTGGCTGGAGCGGGGAAAACCTGCCTTTAGTGCGCGGTAAGTAA
- the gpmM gene encoding 2,3-bisphosphoglycerate-independent phosphoglycerate mutase, whose translation MSINKKPMVLVILDGYGHREEQQDNAIVNAKTPVMDRLWQQQPHTLIAASGLDVGLPDGQMGNSEVGHVNLGAGRIVYQDLTRLDKEIKEGDFFANPTLTAAVDKAVQAGKAVHIMGLLSPGGVHSHEDHILAMIELASQRGAKTVYLHAFLDGRDTPPRSAETSLQRFSDAFASRRCGRIASLIGRYYAMDRDNRWDRVQLAYDLLTQAKGDFVADNAVAALQAAYLRGENDEFVKPTVLQAAGEATAELHDGDALIFMNFRADRARQIVRAFVNADFDGFPRAKVINFGDFVMLTEYAADIKVPCAYPPASLNNTFGEWLMKHDKTQLRISETEKYAHVTFFYNGGVEEPFTGEERVLINSPKVATYDLQPEMSAAELTDNLLTAINSGKYDAIICNYPNGDMVGHTGVYDAAVKAVETLDGCIAQVVEAVKAVDGQLLITADHGNAEQMRDPATGQAHTAHTSLPVPLIYIGKPARAVNGGKLSDIAPTMLTLMGMEIPQEMTGKPLFIVE comes from the coding sequence ATGTCGATCAACAAAAAACCGATGGTACTGGTGATCCTGGACGGGTACGGCCACCGCGAGGAGCAACAGGACAACGCCATTGTGAACGCCAAAACGCCGGTGATGGATCGCCTGTGGCAACAGCAGCCACACACGCTGATCGCCGCATCCGGGCTGGATGTTGGCCTGCCTGACGGTCAGATGGGCAATTCGGAAGTCGGCCACGTCAACCTGGGAGCCGGCCGTATCGTTTATCAGGATCTGACCCGGTTGGATAAAGAAATCAAAGAAGGCGATTTCTTCGCTAATCCAACGCTGACGGCAGCGGTCGACAAGGCCGTTCAGGCCGGCAAAGCGGTGCATATCATGGGGCTGCTGTCGCCGGGTGGCGTACACAGCCACGAAGATCATATTCTGGCCATGATTGAACTGGCCTCGCAGCGCGGCGCCAAAACCGTTTACCTGCATGCCTTTCTCGACGGTCGTGATACTCCGCCACGCAGTGCTGAAACCTCCTTGCAACGCTTTAGCGATGCCTTTGCCAGCCGGCGCTGCGGGCGTATCGCATCGCTGATCGGCCGTTACTACGCCATGGACCGCGACAACCGCTGGGATCGCGTTCAACTGGCTTATGATTTACTGACTCAGGCCAAGGGCGACTTTGTCGCCGACAACGCCGTTGCTGCCCTGCAGGCCGCTTACCTGCGTGGCGAGAACGACGAGTTCGTCAAGCCGACCGTTCTCCAGGCTGCCGGGGAGGCCACTGCCGAACTGCACGACGGTGACGCGCTGATTTTCATGAACTTCCGCGCCGATCGCGCACGCCAGATCGTTCGTGCCTTCGTGAATGCGGATTTCGACGGTTTCCCGCGCGCCAAAGTCATCAACTTTGGTGATTTCGTGATGCTGACCGAATACGCCGCCGACATCAAAGTTCCCTGCGCCTATCCGCCGGCATCGTTGAACAACACCTTCGGCGAATGGTTAATGAAGCACGACAAAACCCAGCTGCGCATTTCGGAAACCGAAAAATACGCCCACGTCACCTTCTTCTATAACGGCGGCGTTGAAGAGCCATTTACCGGGGAGGAACGTGTGCTGATCAACTCACCGAAGGTCGCGACCTACGATCTGCAGCCAGAAATGAGCGCCGCCGAGCTGACCGACAACCTGCTGACCGCCATTAACAGCGGCAAGTACGACGCCATCATCTGCAACTATCCCAATGGCGACATGGTGGGTCATACCGGGGTTTACGACGCGGCGGTAAAAGCGGTGGAAACGCTGGACGGCTGCATCGCCCAGGTCGTCGAAGCGGTGAAAGCCGTCGACGGGCAGTTGCTGATCACCGCCGACCACGGTAATGCCGAACAAATGCGCGATCCGGCGACCGGTCAGGCGCACACCGCCCACACCAGCCTTCCGGTACCGCTGATTTACATCGGCAAGCCTGCCCGCGCAGTCAACGGCGGCAAGCTTTCAGACATCGCGCCGACCATGCTGACGCTGATGGGAATGGAAATCCCGCAAGAGATGACTGGTAAGCCGCTGTTCATCGTGGAATAA
- the envC gene encoding murein hydrolase activator EnvC: MREKAFFALSRVTRSANPGSQPLPERTAPRKLTTLCASVFYAGVLLLPLASQAAEDNKSQLKDIQQSIAEKEKAVKQQQQQRSSLQDQLKQQEKTIAQASRLLRDTQGTLSQLGKDISGLNASIAKLQKQQSTQQEILAKQLDAAFRQGQHSAVQLILSGEESQRSERILAYFGYLNDARQQTIEELKQTRAELAKQKTTLVAKQGQQKSLLGEQQTQQQKLEQARGARKKTLTALEASLEKDQQRLVELRQNETRMRDKIARAEREARARAEREAREAAKVREQVRVKEQQAKKTGTSYKPSEADRSLMARTGGLGRPGGQAIWPVRGRTLHGFGEQLQGELRWKGMVISAAEGSEVKAIADGRVLLADWLQGYGLVVVIEHGKGDMSLYGYNQSALVNVGAQVRAGQPIALVGTSGGQGTPSLYFEIRRQGQAVNPLPWLGR; this comes from the coding sequence ATGAGGGAAAAGGCGTTTTTTGCACTATCAAGGGTAACCCGAAGCGCAAACCCAGGCAGCCAGCCGCTGCCTGAACGCACCGCGCCAAGGAAGTTGACCACCCTGTGCGCCAGCGTATTTTACGCTGGCGTCTTGTTGTTGCCGTTAGCCAGCCAGGCGGCGGAAGACAATAAATCCCAGCTCAAAGACATCCAGCAAAGCATCGCCGAGAAAGAAAAGGCGGTTAAACAGCAGCAGCAACAGCGCAGCTCATTGCAGGATCAGCTTAAGCAGCAAGAAAAAACCATCGCGCAGGCCAGCCGCCTGCTGCGTGACACCCAGGGCACCTTGAGCCAACTGGGGAAAGATATCTCCGGCCTGAATGCCTCAATCGCCAAGCTGCAAAAACAGCAATCCACCCAGCAGGAAATCCTCGCCAAACAGCTTGATGCCGCCTTCCGCCAGGGCCAGCACAGCGCCGTGCAATTGATCCTCAGCGGTGAGGAGAGCCAGCGTAGCGAGCGTATTTTGGCTTACTTCGGCTACCTGAACGACGCGCGTCAGCAAACCATTGAAGAACTGAAGCAAACCCGCGCCGAGCTGGCAAAGCAAAAAACCACGCTGGTGGCCAAACAGGGCCAACAGAAATCGCTGCTAGGCGAACAACAAACGCAGCAGCAGAAGCTGGAGCAGGCACGCGGCGCACGTAAGAAAACGCTGACCGCGCTGGAAGCCTCGCTGGAAAAAGATCAGCAGCGCCTGGTGGAACTGCGCCAGAACGAAACCCGGATGCGCGACAAGATTGCCCGGGCCGAAAGAGAAGCCCGTGCCCGAGCGGAACGCGAAGCGCGTGAGGCCGCCAAAGTACGCGAGCAGGTTCGCGTCAAAGAACAACAGGCGAAGAAAACCGGCACCAGCTATAAGCCAAGCGAAGCCGACCGCTCACTGATGGCCCGTACCGGCGGCCTTGGCAGACCAGGTGGGCAGGCAATATGGCCGGTACGCGGTCGTACTTTGCATGGCTTTGGTGAACAGCTGCAAGGTGAACTACGCTGGAAAGGCATGGTGATCTCCGCCGCCGAAGGCAGTGAAGTAAAAGCTATCGCCGACGGTCGCGTGCTGCTGGCCGACTGGCTGCAAGGCTATGGCCTGGTTGTCGTCATCGAACACGGTAAGGGTGACATGAGCCTGTATGGCTACAACCAAAGCGCGTTGGTCAACGTAGGGGCGCAGGTACGCGCCGGCCAGCCGATAGCCTTGGTAGGCACCAGCGGAGGCCAGGGAACGCCGTCGCTCTATTTCGAAATTCGTCGCCAGGGTCAGGCCGTTAACCCACTACCGTGGTTGGGAAGATAG
- a CDS encoding divergent polysaccharide deacetylase family protein gives MRYNKIRTAVLIGCLLQVCAAQAGKLSIVIDDVGYRPHEEGAVLQMPTAISVAVLPNAPHARLMATRAHSQGREVLIHMPMAPLSKQPLERDTLQPSMSSEEIQRIIRNAVNNVPYAVGMNNHMGSAMTSSLPGMQKVMQALDSYQLYFLDSMTIGNSQATRAAAGTHVKVIKRKVFLDDTANEADIRRQFNRAVELARRNGSAIAIGHPRPATVKVLQQMLPTLPSDIVLVKPSSLLNEPQGGGSGGSYVPPPIKPQKPQPKNPFNGGIKQCKVKLPKEKVNAGKVMNVIGESVTQSPAVTFIKRQWQRWTDSTPDKPKA, from the coding sequence TTGCGCTATAACAAAATCCGTACTGCCGTCTTGATTGGCTGTCTGCTGCAGGTCTGCGCCGCACAGGCAGGGAAACTCTCCATCGTTATCGATGACGTGGGTTATCGCCCGCACGAAGAGGGTGCGGTGCTGCAAATGCCGACGGCCATCTCCGTTGCAGTGCTGCCCAATGCCCCCCATGCCCGTTTAATGGCTACCCGCGCCCACAGTCAGGGCCGGGAAGTGCTGATCCACATGCCGATGGCGCCGCTCAGCAAGCAACCGCTGGAACGCGACACGCTACAGCCTTCCATGAGCAGCGAAGAGATCCAGCGCATTATCCGCAATGCGGTCAATAATGTGCCCTATGCGGTGGGTATGAATAATCACATGGGCAGCGCCATGACCTCCAGCCTGCCGGGTATGCAGAAAGTCATGCAGGCGCTCGACAGCTACCAACTCTATTTCCTCGACAGCATGACCATCGGCAACAGCCAGGCCACCCGAGCCGCGGCCGGTACCCATGTGAAGGTGATCAAGCGTAAGGTGTTCCTGGACGACACGGCCAACGAAGCCGATATCCGTCGCCAGTTCAACCGGGCCGTCGAATTAGCGCGGCGCAACGGTTCCGCTATCGCCATTGGTCATCCGCGCCCGGCGACGGTGAAAGTGCTGCAGCAAATGCTGCCCACGCTGCCGAGCGACATCGTACTGGTGAAACCCAGCTCGCTGCTGAACGAACCACAGGGCGGCGGCAGTGGCGGCAGCTATGTCCCACCACCGATCAAGCCGCAGAAACCGCAGCCGAAGAACCCGTTCAATGGCGGGATCAAACAGTGTAAGGTCAAGTTGCCGAAGGAAAAAGTCAACGCGGGCAAGGTCATGAACGTGATCGGCGAAAGCGTGACCCAGTCGCCAGCCGTGACCTTTATTAAACGTCAGTGGCAGCGCTGGACGGACTCAACGCCAGATAAACCCAAAGCGTAA
- the tdh gene encoding L-threonine 3-dehydrogenase, translating into MKALSKLKAEEGIWMTDVPQPELGHNDIMIKIRKTAICGTDVHIYNWDEWSQKTIPVPMVVGHEYVGEVVAIGQEVKGFNVGDRVSGEGHITCGHCRNCRGGRTHLCRNTTGVGVNRPGSFAEYLVIPAFNAFKIPDNISDELASIFDPFGNAVHTALSFDLVGEDVLVSGAGPIGIMAAAVCKHVGARHVVITDVNEYRLDLARKMGVTRAVNVSKENLNDVMAELGMTEGFDVGLEMSGAPPAFRSLLNAMNHGGRIAMLGIPPSDMSIDWNQVIFKGLFIKGIYGREMFETWYKMAALIQSGLDLTPIITHRFSIDQFQQGFDAMRSGQSGKVILSWD; encoded by the coding sequence ATGAAAGCATTGTCAAAACTGAAAGCGGAAGAAGGGATTTGGATGACCGATGTGCCTCAGCCGGAGCTGGGCCATAACGACATCATGATTAAAATCCGGAAAACCGCGATCTGCGGTACCGATGTTCATATCTATAACTGGGATGAATGGTCACAGAAAACCATCCCGGTGCCTATGGTCGTCGGCCACGAGTACGTGGGTGAAGTGGTTGCCATCGGCCAGGAAGTCAAAGGGTTCAACGTCGGCGACCGCGTTTCCGGTGAAGGCCATATCACCTGCGGCCATTGCCGCAACTGCCGGGGTGGCCGCACTCACCTGTGCCGCAATACCACCGGTGTGGGTGTGAACCGTCCTGGTTCTTTTGCCGAATATCTGGTGATCCCGGCGTTCAATGCCTTCAAGATCCCGGACAATATCTCCGATGAGCTGGCGTCAATCTTCGACCCGTTCGGCAATGCGGTGCACACCGCGCTGTCGTTTGATTTGGTAGGCGAAGACGTGCTGGTTTCCGGCGCCGGCCCGATTGGCATCATGGCCGCTGCGGTATGCAAGCACGTTGGCGCCCGCCACGTGGTGATTACCGACGTCAACGAATACCGTCTGGATCTGGCGCGCAAAATGGGCGTGACCCGCGCGGTGAACGTCAGCAAAGAAAACCTGAACGACGTGATGGCCGAGTTGGGCATGACCGAAGGGTTTGACGTAGGGCTGGAAATGTCAGGCGCGCCACCGGCGTTTCGTTCGTTGCTTAACGCGATGAACCACGGTGGGCGTATTGCCATGCTGGGTATTCCACCGTCGGATATGTCGATCGACTGGAATCAGGTGATCTTCAAAGGGCTGTTTATCAAAGGGATTTACGGTCGCGAGATGTTTGAAACCTGGTATAAGATGGCGGCGCTGATCCAGTCTGGTTTGGATCTGACGCCTATCATTACTCACCGTTTCTCGATCGACCAATTCCAGCAGGGCTTTGACGCCATGCGCTCCGGCCAGTCCGGCAAAGTGATTCTGAGCTGGGATTAA
- the kbl gene encoding glycine C-acetyltransferase: MSASFYQQLEQQLETTRSEGLFKEERIITTAQQADIAVADGSHVINFCANNYLGLANHPAMIAAAKAGMDSHGFGMASVRFICGTQDSHKQLEKKLADFLGMEDAILYSSCFDANGGLFETLLGPEDAIISDALNHASIIDGVRLCKAKRYRYANNDMTELAAQLKQAKADGARHIMIATDGVFSMDGVIANLKGVCDLADQYQALVMVDDSHAVGFVGANGRGTHEYCEVMGRVDIITGTLGKALGGASGGYTAAKKEVVEWLRQRSRPYLFSNSLAPAIVAASIKVLELLEQGDALRDRLWANASLFREKMTAAGFELAGADHAIIPVMLGEAKLAQEFANALLKEGIYVTGFFYPVVPKGQARIRTQMSADHTPEQIERAVAAFIRIGKDLGVIA, translated from the coding sequence ATGTCCGCGTCTTTTTATCAGCAGTTGGAACAACAGCTTGAGACCACCCGTAGCGAGGGATTGTTCAAAGAAGAGCGCATTATTACTACCGCTCAGCAGGCTGATATCGCCGTAGCCGACGGCAGCCATGTGATCAATTTCTGCGCCAACAACTACCTGGGCCTGGCTAACCACCCGGCGATGATCGCGGCGGCCAAGGCCGGTATGGACAGCCACGGTTTCGGCATGGCGTCGGTGCGCTTTATTTGCGGCACCCAGGACAGCCATAAACAGCTGGAAAAAAAGCTGGCCGACTTCCTCGGGATGGAAGACGCCATCTTGTATTCCTCTTGCTTTGACGCCAACGGCGGGTTGTTCGAAACCCTGTTGGGGCCGGAAGACGCCATTATCTCTGATGCCTTGAACCATGCTTCGATCATCGACGGCGTGCGTTTGTGCAAGGCGAAGCGCTACCGTTACGCCAACAATGATATGACTGAACTGGCCGCACAGCTGAAGCAGGCCAAGGCTGATGGCGCACGCCATATCATGATCGCCACCGATGGCGTGTTCTCGATGGACGGCGTTATCGCCAACCTGAAAGGGGTGTGTGACCTGGCAGACCAGTACCAGGCGTTGGTAATGGTGGATGATTCCCACGCGGTCGGTTTCGTTGGTGCCAATGGGCGCGGTACCCACGAGTATTGCGAGGTGATGGGACGCGTAGACATCATTACCGGAACCCTGGGCAAGGCGCTGGGCGGTGCTTCCGGCGGTTATACCGCAGCGAAAAAAGAGGTCGTGGAGTGGCTGCGTCAGCGTTCGCGTCCTTATCTGTTCTCCAACTCGTTGGCGCCGGCGATTGTCGCTGCGTCGATCAAAGTATTGGAATTGCTGGAGCAGGGCGATGCATTGCGCGATCGTCTGTGGGCCAATGCGAGCCTGTTCCGCGAAAAAATGACCGCGGCAGGCTTTGAGCTGGCCGGGGCCGATCACGCCATCATCCCGGTGATGTTGGGTGAAGCAAAACTGGCGCAGGAATTCGCCAATGCGTTGCTCAAGGAAGGCATCTATGTGACAGGTTTCTTCTATCCGGTGGTGCCGAAAGGCCAGGCGCGCATCCGCACCCAGATGTCCGCCGATCACACCCCGGAGCAAATTGAGCGTGCCGTTGCGGCGTTCATTCGTATCGGTAAAGATCTTGGCGTTATTGCATAA
- the rfaD gene encoding ADP-glyceromanno-heptose 6-epimerase: MIIVTGGAGMIGSNIIKALNDTGYRDILVVDNLKDGTKFANLVDLDIADYIDKEDFIANIVAGDDLGEIDAVFHEGACSSTTEWDGKYMMDNNYQYSKDLLHYCLDREIPFLYASSAATYGGREEFIEERQFEEPLNVYGYSKFLFDQYVREILPEADSQICGFRYFNVYGPREGHKGSMASVAFHLNSQINRGENPKLFDGSQDFKRDFIYVGDVAAVNLWFLKSGVSGIFNCGTGRAETFQAVADAVVDFHQKGAVENIPFPEKLKGRYQAFTQADLTKLRAAGYDAPFKTVAEGVKEYMAWLNRTA, from the coding sequence ATGATTATCGTCACTGGTGGCGCCGGCATGATCGGCAGCAATATCATTAAAGCGCTGAATGACACAGGGTATCGCGATATCCTGGTGGTAGATAACCTGAAAGACGGCACCAAATTCGCCAACCTGGTCGATCTCGACATCGCCGACTATATCGACAAGGAAGATTTCATCGCCAATATCGTGGCCGGTGACGATCTGGGTGAAATAGACGCGGTTTTCCACGAAGGCGCCTGCTCGTCCACCACCGAGTGGGACGGCAAGTACATGATGGACAACAACTATCAGTACTCCAAAGATCTGCTTCACTACTGCCTGGATCGCGAAATTCCATTCCTGTACGCCTCTTCTGCAGCCACCTACGGCGGTCGTGAAGAGTTTATCGAAGAGCGCCAGTTTGAAGAGCCGCTGAACGTCTACGGCTACTCGAAATTCCTGTTCGACCAGTACGTGCGTGAAATTCTGCCTGAGGCAGACTCGCAGATCTGCGGCTTCCGTTACTTCAACGTCTACGGCCCGCGCGAAGGCCACAAAGGCAGCATGGCCAGCGTGGCATTCCACCTGAACAGCCAGATCAACCGCGGCGAGAACCCGAAACTGTTCGACGGCAGCCAGGATTTCAAGCGTGACTTCATCTACGTCGGCGACGTGGCGGCAGTCAACCTGTGGTTCTTGAAAAGCGGCGTCTCCGGCATCTTCAACTGCGGCACCGGCCGTGCAGAAACCTTCCAGGCAGTGGCCGACGCAGTGGTCGACTTCCATCAGAAAGGCGCGGTGGAAAACATCCCGTTCCCGGAAAAGCTCAAAGGCCGCTATCAGGCGTTTACCCAGGCCGACCTGACCAAGCTGCGCGCCGCCGGCTATGACGCACCGTTCAAAACGGTCGCCGAAGGCGTGAAAGAGTACATGGCCTGGTTAAACCGCACCGCCTAA
- the rfaF gene encoding ADP-heptose--LPS heptosyltransferase RfaF, protein MKILVIGPSWVGDMMMSQSLYRTLKAEHPTAEIDVMAPAWCRPLLARMPEVNQALSMPLGHGALALGERRRLGHALRANGYDRAYVLPNSFKSALVPFFAQVPRRVGWRGEMRYGLLNDIRVLDKAAFPLMVQRYVALAYDKQRIQRAEDLPQPLLWPQLQVSDEEIAETTAAFNLTDHRPIIGFCPGAEFGPAKRWPHYHYAALAQKLIDQGYQIALFGSAKDNEAGEQIRAALDDDARGFCMNLAGETQLEQAVILLASCSAVVSNDSGLMHVAAALNKPLIALYGPSSPDFTPPLSDKAKVIRLISGYHKIRKGDADQGYHQSLIDIQPQQVLDALTPLLAASEE, encoded by the coding sequence ATGAAAATACTGGTTATCGGCCCTTCATGGGTTGGCGATATGATGATGTCGCAAAGTCTCTACCGCACCCTGAAGGCCGAGCACCCGACGGCAGAAATTGATGTGATGGCACCGGCCTGGTGCCGTCCATTGCTGGCGCGTATGCCGGAGGTCAACCAGGCCCTGTCGATGCCGTTAGGTCACGGCGCGCTGGCGCTCGGTGAGCGCCGTCGTCTGGGGCATGCTCTGCGCGCCAACGGATACGATCGCGCCTACGTGTTGCCGAACTCCTTCAAATCGGCGCTGGTGCCTTTTTTTGCCCAGGTGCCACGGCGCGTCGGTTGGCGCGGGGAAATGCGCTATGGCCTGCTGAATGATATTCGCGTACTGGACAAGGCCGCCTTCCCGCTGATGGTGCAGCGCTATGTCGCGTTAGCCTATGACAAGCAACGTATTCAACGCGCAGAAGATCTGCCGCAGCCGCTACTGTGGCCGCAACTGCAGGTCAGCGACGAAGAAATTGCCGAAACAACTGCCGCCTTCAACCTGACCGATCATCGGCCGATTATCGGCTTTTGCCCCGGCGCCGAGTTCGGTCCGGCCAAACGCTGGCCGCATTATCACTATGCCGCTCTGGCGCAAAAGCTGATCGATCAGGGTTATCAAATCGCCCTGTTCGGTTCCGCCAAGGATAATGAGGCGGGTGAACAGATCCGCGCCGCGCTGGATGACGACGCCCGCGGCTTTTGCATGAATCTGGCTGGGGAAACGCAGCTGGAGCAAGCGGTGATCCTGTTGGCCTCCTGTTCGGCCGTGGTCAGTAACGACTCAGGTTTGATGCACGTTGCGGCGGCGTTGAATAAACCGCTGATAGCCTTGTACGGCCCAAGCAGCCCGGACTTCACGCCGCCGCTGTCCGACAAGGCCAAAGTGATCCGTTTAATTAGCGGTTACCATAAGATACGCAAAGGCGATGCCGATCAGGGTTACCATCAGAGCCTGATCGATATTCAGCCACAGCAGGTGTTGGACGCGCTGACGCCGTTACTTGCCGCCAGCGAGGAATAA
- the rfaC gene encoding lipopolysaccharide heptosyltransferase RfaC, with the protein MQVLIVKTSSMGDVLHTLPALTDAMQAIPGIRFDWVVEEGFSQIPTWHPAVDRVIPVAIRRWRKNWFGSETRQQRCDFKRVVQERNYDAVIDAQGLIKSAALITRIAKGSKHGQDSKSAREPFASWFYNHRYDIDKQQHAVERTRELFAKSLGYEKPDSVGDYAIAARFLSHLPADAGRYLVFLHATTRDDKHWPETHWRELIALTEPSGLKIKLPWGAEHERQRALRLAEGFPHVEVLPKLSLQQVAEVLAGAKCVVSVDTGLSHLTAALDRPNITLFGPTDPGLIGGYGQNQHSMISPEKSMATLFAGSVWTELQKVIG; encoded by the coding sequence ATGCAGGTGTTGATTGTAAAAACCTCGTCCATGGGGGATGTACTCCACACGCTACCGGCACTCACCGACGCCATGCAGGCCATTCCCGGCATCCGTTTTGATTGGGTGGTTGAGGAAGGCTTCAGCCAAATCCCTACCTGGCATCCGGCAGTAGATCGCGTGATCCCGGTGGCGATACGCCGCTGGCGCAAAAACTGGTTTGGCAGCGAAACCCGTCAGCAACGCTGCGATTTTAAACGCGTGGTGCAGGAGCGAAATTACGACGCGGTGATCGACGCCCAGGGGCTAATCAAAAGCGCCGCGCTGATCACCCGCATCGCCAAAGGCAGCAAACACGGTCAGGACAGCAAAAGCGCCCGTGAGCCCTTCGCCAGCTGGTTCTACAATCACCGCTACGATATCGACAAACAGCAACACGCCGTCGAACGTACGCGCGAGCTGTTCGCCAAAAGCCTGGGCTACGAAAAGCCCGACAGCGTCGGTGATTACGCCATTGCAGCCCGCTTTCTCAGCCATCTGCCGGCCGATGCCGGGCGGTATCTGGTGTTTTTGCATGCCACCACCCGCGATGATAAACACTGGCCGGAAACACACTGGCGCGAGCTGATTGCGTTAACTGAGCCAAGCGGATTGAAGATCAAATTGCCGTGGGGCGCAGAACACGAACGCCAACGCGCACTGCGTTTGGCGGAAGGTTTCCCGCACGTCGAGGTTTTACCCAAGCTCAGTCTGCAGCAGGTGGCCGAAGTGCTGGCCGGTGCGAAATGCGTGGTCTCGGTTGATACCGGCCTTAGCCACCTGACCGCCGCGCTCGACAGGCCGAATATCACGTTGTTTGGTCCCACCGATCCAGGATTGATCGGTGGTTACGGTCAGAATCAACACTCTATGATTTCTCCAGAAAAAAGCATGGCAACGCTCTTCGCCGGCTCAGTCTGGACCGAGTTGCAAAAGGTTATTGGATGA